One Prolixibacteraceae bacterium DNA segment encodes these proteins:
- a CDS encoding fumarate hydratase, with the protein MAEFIYEKPFQLGKDTTEYRLLTKDYIKVVEFDGRKILKVDPKGLELLAQEAMADVSFYLRKAHLQSVAKILQDPEATDNDRFVAHTMLLNSVVAAEGELPTCQDTGTAIVVGKKGEDVYTGIDDGEALSRGIFNTYQDRNLRYSQVVPFSMFDEKNSGINLPAQIDLYTNPGNKYEFLFLTKGGGSANKTYLYQETKALLTEDALTKFVKAKIKDLGTSACPPYHLALVIGGTSAEVNLATVKKASAGYLDHLPTEGNESGRAFRDLEWEKRVQKMCEEYGVGAQFGGKYFTHDVRVIRLPRHAASCPVGIGVSCSADRNVKGKITEEGIFLEQLEKNPSQFIPENAPELVKAIDIDLDRPMEEVCAELSKYPVKTRLNLSGTLVVARDIAHAKIKEILDSGKPMPEYMLKHPVYYAGPAKTPQGMASGSFGPTTAGRMDPYTDQFQTNKGAMVMVAKGNRSQQVTDSCKKHGGFYLGSIGGPAAILAKTSIKSVEVIDFPELGMEAVRKIRIENFPAFIIVDDKGNDFFAEYKDR; encoded by the coding sequence ATGGCTGAATTTATTTATGAAAAGCCTTTTCAACTTGGAAAAGATACTACAGAGTATCGTCTACTAACTAAGGACTATATAAAAGTTGTTGAGTTTGACGGACGTAAGATTTTAAAAGTAGATCCTAAAGGACTAGAGCTACTTGCACAAGAGGCAATGGCTGATGTCTCTTTCTATCTAAGAAAAGCACACTTGCAGTCTGTGGCTAAAATTCTTCAAGATCCTGAAGCAACAGATAACGATCGCTTTGTGGCACACACCATGCTTTTGAACTCAGTAGTGGCAGCAGAAGGAGAACTTCCTACATGTCAAGATACTGGTACTGCGATTGTTGTTGGAAAAAAAGGAGAAGATGTATATACTGGTATCGATGATGGAGAGGCTCTTTCTCGTGGTATTTTCAATACTTACCAAGATCGTAATCTACGTTACTCACAAGTGGTTCCTTTCTCTATGTTCGATGAGAAAAATTCAGGAATCAACCTTCCTGCACAGATCGATCTTTATACAAATCCAGGAAATAAATATGAGTTCCTATTCCTAACTAAAGGAGGAGGATCTGCAAACAAAACATATCTTTATCAAGAGACCAAAGCGCTTTTGACAGAAGATGCATTAACTAAATTTGTAAAGGCGAAGATCAAAGATCTTGGTACTTCGGCTTGTCCTCCTTATCACTTGGCGTTGGTAATTGGTGGTACTTCGGCAGAGGTAAACTTGGCTACTGTGAAAAAAGCATCTGCTGGATACCTAGACCATCTTCCAACAGAAGGAAATGAGAGTGGACGTGCTTTCCGTGACCTAGAGTGGGAAAAGAGAGTACAAAAGATGTGTGAAGAGTATGGAGTAGGTGCACAGTTTGGTGGAAAATATTTCACTCATGATGTTCGTGTAATCCGTCTTCCTCGTCACGCTGCTTCTTGTCCTGTAGGTATTGGAGTAAGCTGTAGTGCGGACCGTAACGTAAAAGGAAAAATTACAGAAGAGGGAATTTTCCTTGAGCAGTTAGAGAAAAACCCATCACAATTTATTCCAGAGAATGCTCCTGAATTGGTGAAAGCAATTGATATCGATTTGGATCGTCCTATGGAAGAGGTTTGTGCTGAGTTGTCTAAATATCCTGTGAAAACACGATTGAACCTTAGTGGTACATTGGTGGTTGCACGTGATATCGCTCATGCGAAGATTAAAGAGATCTTGGATAGTGGAAAACCAATGCCAGAGTATATGTTGAAGCACCCTGTATACTATGCAGGTCCTGCTAAAACTCCTCAAGGAATGGCTTCAGGTAGTTTCGGACCTACTACTGCTGGACGTATGGACCCTTATACTGACCAATTCCAAACCAACAAAGGGGCGATGGTAATGGTTGCAAAAGGAAACCGTTCACAGCAAGTAACAGACTCTTGTAAGAAACATGGTGGATTCTACCTAGGTTCTATCGGTGGACCAGCAGCGATCCTTGCGAAGACAAGTATCAAGTCTGTAGAGGTTATCGACTTCCCAGAGTTGGGTATGGAAGCAGTTCGTAAGATTCGCATCGAAAATTTCCCTGCGTTTATCATTGTAGACGACAAAGGAAACGACTTCTTTGCTGAATATAAAGATCGTTAG
- a CDS encoding IS4 family transposase, with protein MQYIYSNELQNQYRMNDKDFTRNRKLKFPKILLFLMNRITKTLSIEIDNIIGVFNKDKKLKTDDHFTKSAFVQSRKKIDYKVFDVLSKKLTDEFYTDNTYKKWHKFRVLAVDGSLLTLPNTKELMEVFGSNQPHTKEPIIQGRVSLLYDVLNGFVIDSTLQPLSRTERDLAIDHIKHATPGDLILYDRGYPSFDMMYQHKKRDIDFLFRVQTNFNKETKEFLNSTDKTKLIELSPSITCLKEKGYTGDETIIVRMNKVVLPNGTVEILISSLLDKDEYRNNIFKDLYFKRWNVEIFYNELKNKLKVGNFSGNSEQVILQDFYSTIFVSNIQTLLIEEINDELKEQKGTKKYNYKVNNNVSYGILKNRIIEIFFTEQEMSKTIFQIKELLKKHTIPIRPNRKNERDTRKFDNRKRPKTLTNQRDAI; from the coding sequence ATGCAATATATATATTCGAATGAATTACAGAATCAATATAGAATGAACGACAAAGATTTTACAAGAAATAGAAAATTAAAATTCCCGAAAATACTTCTCTTTTTAATGAATAGAATTACCAAGACACTATCTATTGAAATTGATAATATCATTGGTGTATTTAACAAAGACAAAAAACTTAAAACAGATGATCATTTTACCAAGAGTGCATTTGTTCAAAGCAGAAAAAAGATTGATTACAAGGTGTTTGATGTTTTATCAAAGAAACTTACTGATGAATTTTATACTGATAATACTTATAAGAAATGGCATAAGTTTAGAGTCCTTGCAGTAGATGGATCGCTTCTAACTCTACCCAATACCAAAGAGTTAATGGAAGTCTTTGGATCTAATCAACCACATACAAAAGAACCTATTATTCAGGGAAGAGTTTCTTTATTATATGATGTATTAAATGGATTTGTTATTGATTCAACACTTCAGCCACTTTCTAGAACAGAACGAGATTTAGCGATTGATCATATAAAGCATGCAACTCCTGGTGATCTTATTTTATATGACAGAGGCTATCCTTCTTTTGATATGATGTATCAACATAAGAAAAGGGATATTGACTTTCTTTTTCGAGTTCAAACGAACTTTAATAAAGAAACAAAAGAGTTTTTGAATAGTACGGATAAAACAAAGTTGATTGAATTATCTCCAAGTATAACATGTTTAAAAGAAAAAGGTTACACTGGTGATGAAACTATCATTGTACGCATGAATAAAGTTGTGTTGCCAAATGGCACTGTTGAAATTCTTATAAGTTCTCTTCTTGATAAAGATGAGTATAGAAATAACATATTTAAAGACCTGTATTTCAAGAGATGGAATGTGGAGATTTTTTATAATGAATTGAAGAATAAACTGAAGGTTGGAAACTTTTCAGGGAACTCAGAACAAGTGATATTACAAGATTTTTATTCCACCATTTTTGTTAGCAATATCCAAACCTTATTAATCGAAGAGATTAATGATGAATTAAAAGAACAGAAAGGGACTAAAAAATACAATTACAAAGTAAACAATAATGTATCCTATGGAATCTTGAAGAATAGAATCATTGAGATATTCTTTACAGAACAAGAAATGTCCAAAACGATATTTCAGATTAAAGAACTATTA
- a CDS encoding HYR domain-containing protein — MRRSIKISFVLFFLFNTFLGLCQLSKVHYIPPFYGNVTKYKRDVEGYFTLYLSTNNPTPFDVLIKRGDGTPIDTVVGLSSSTSGLYKFDTYIKDFVYGTGEYPLFVKPGNRGKVLSNKGVVLTAESDFFVNARITTGAQGGSLTSKGAVATGTQFFAGFMKSVKSREYDAYNSHFISIIATANNTNVTVSKPGFDWFEEEKSQNSQRDWIRSGRYPNYQYTCRLNKGETVTLGYNNREYEASYGSLFDAPTGTEINSTKPIVVNTGSWAASPLNGRSRDIGFDQIVPVRVVGDQYVVVKGQGIASNNTKNGESVIVVATEPNTTITFYDNLGRKSVTRTLANKGDYYHFDYTIFNKYRYHAKKWVKVNRRWKLTNYTILNDLSSSVYFTTSHPTYVYQTITGASTKTQTTGMSFIPPLKCTSDYKVTIPKAKSVRGDGERRLNTVIKGSTRSPNIRINGSRSGVTYYDIGGINNWVTFTYNVPSDGDYVVENIMNDPINVALYGESDNVGSAGYYSGFGTRPLTVPELAVDGAVEACATNTRMMVANDQKSWSYRWYKNESVIPGATSSSYTTTGSGFYAVEAILDCDGRVTKTYPSDPIFLSPCISIEQTKSAVEGESLDVVVSLSESIPVNVSFDLELITTSGVGAAQKSKDFQVIGSLTGLTFPANETSQIVSFDLIDDVMREPDETFSIRITRCTMSKINIGTCDVTIKDNDLDKPSFTMNFTDSRWSDGIEENGSEGQDISLKVRLSEKSGYAISVDYRFMDKLAKNGLDYQGVNGTLNFAPEEQEKEIHFKVLNDAFYDVESLEDFGILLFNAHESVLPTEPEKRVSIHDDELKPNFSIASNSVLTAREGETLRVVYELDTPIDSIYSGRYATKTLTSSAFATSGIDFIKVRTTAFSIPIGDTSGAVEISTVTDGVKELQEQFYLSFRGNELADPETMNVPLYIIDTDAKPQLTFASEVRIQEGATVTIPFNLTSAVGEQVSLELHYSDISATNGVDYTRSTTTLNIPDGSTSISFVLPTLQDTEEEGEESLQITVTSSSSLIELPNADFTVVIEDDDSTPIARDDRYTIEEGASLTCSFADNDFMGDTPIQGYTIVRSDFPNSEIVFDDKTGSFQYYPSENYSGTHTLTYHFIDFDGDVSADATVTVVVNEVDDIPIANDDLYSVLERTSPSYHKLTRNVLSNDVGKGDGVTVSLVKDVHHGTLKLNANGTFEYEPDAQFFSSDTFVPSISKDYFTYRITDQKQPGQVSIAKCQIGVSYYNDFAPQVVDDVISTNDKTPVSINPLSNDLDGDGAFTIDAKSFAIVSKSGLANVIFEDGLLKVTPVYGVEEEVVVGYRIKDTSFDGVDSKTSNIGHVTIDISRTNRLPVAVCGTIPDFYISKTINPVLEAKMLDGGSSDADGDDLSFLIESSVLGNFNSLELTCDHVGNDIPLTLVVTDTNGATSRCSTTINVLDSITPTLVGDAPDDVIYSISRGSSSKEVYYSIPMYHDNCSGTTVAVRVEGAPSGSRFGIGDHLIRFEKTDASGNRGFETHFTITVVELIPTLTMADRSSKLCEGESCELGVNITGGVGESTIRLYLDGVLFPSMTFLKGSDGIYRGIWTNLPKGSHQLIVKVTDSSGTESGSLPLSIEVKGKPSSLTIVRR; from the coding sequence ATGAGAAGATCGATTAAGATTTCCTTTGTTTTGTTTTTTTTGTTTAATACTTTTTTAGGGCTATGCCAGCTCTCTAAAGTTCATTATATACCTCCATTTTATGGAAACGTAACCAAATACAAACGAGATGTGGAAGGTTATTTTACTTTATATCTCTCCACCAACAATCCTACTCCTTTCGATGTATTGATAAAACGGGGTGATGGAACTCCTATTGATACGGTGGTAGGACTCTCTAGTAGTACTTCTGGCTTGTATAAATTTGATACCTATATCAAAGACTTTGTGTATGGAACAGGAGAATATCCTCTGTTTGTAAAGCCTGGAAATCGAGGGAAAGTCCTTTCGAATAAAGGAGTTGTGCTAACCGCAGAGAGTGACTTTTTTGTCAATGCTCGGATTACAACTGGAGCCCAAGGTGGTAGTTTAACCTCTAAGGGAGCTGTCGCAACAGGAACACAATTTTTTGCTGGTTTTATGAAGAGTGTGAAATCACGAGAGTATGACGCATATAATTCACATTTCATCTCTATTATTGCTACTGCCAATAATACCAATGTGACAGTTTCTAAGCCTGGATTCGATTGGTTTGAAGAGGAAAAAAGTCAAAATAGCCAGAGAGATTGGATTCGTTCTGGGAGATATCCTAACTATCAATATACTTGTCGTTTAAACAAGGGGGAAACTGTAACCTTAGGATATAATAATAGGGAATATGAGGCAAGTTATGGCTCTCTCTTTGATGCACCTACAGGAACTGAGATTAACTCTACGAAGCCTATTGTTGTGAATACTGGATCTTGGGCTGCAAGTCCACTAAATGGTCGAAGTAGGGATATTGGCTTTGATCAAATTGTTCCCGTTCGTGTGGTCGGAGATCAATATGTCGTGGTGAAGGGACAAGGTATTGCCTCCAACAACACAAAAAATGGAGAGAGTGTGATAGTGGTGGCTACCGAGCCGAATACAACGATTACATTCTACGATAACTTAGGGCGTAAAAGTGTTACTCGTACCCTTGCTAATAAGGGAGATTATTATCATTTTGATTATACAATTTTTAATAAATACAGATACCATGCAAAAAAATGGGTGAAAGTTAATAGAAGATGGAAATTGACTAATTATACCATACTTAATGACCTATCCTCTTCTGTCTATTTTACTACAAGTCATCCAACCTATGTATATCAGACGATCACTGGAGCCTCTACCAAGACCCAAACGACAGGAATGAGTTTTATTCCTCCATTGAAGTGTACATCGGATTATAAAGTGACTATTCCTAAAGCAAAATCAGTAAGAGGAGATGGAGAAAGAAGGCTTAACACCGTAATTAAGGGCTCTACAAGAAGTCCAAATATTAGAATTAACGGCTCACGATCAGGGGTAACTTATTACGATATTGGCGGAATTAATAACTGGGTAACTTTCACCTATAACGTTCCATCAGATGGGGATTATGTGGTGGAGAATATAATGAATGATCCTATTAATGTGGCACTCTATGGAGAGAGTGATAATGTTGGTTCGGCAGGTTATTATTCTGGCTTTGGTACTCGTCCATTGACAGTCCCAGAGTTGGCTGTGGATGGAGCGGTTGAGGCTTGTGCAACCAACACACGTATGATGGTTGCCAATGATCAGAAGAGCTGGAGTTATCGATGGTATAAAAATGAGTCTGTAATACCTGGTGCCACCTCTTCGAGCTATACCACGACAGGGAGTGGATTTTATGCTGTAGAGGCAATACTAGATTGTGATGGAAGAGTAACTAAAACTTATCCTTCTGATCCGATATTCTTATCTCCATGTATCAGTATTGAACAGACGAAGAGTGCCGTAGAAGGTGAGTCGTTGGATGTGGTGGTTTCCTTGTCCGAATCTATTCCTGTCAATGTCTCTTTTGATTTAGAGCTGATTACTACCTCTGGGGTCGGGGCTGCCCAAAAGTCTAAGGATTTTCAAGTGATTGGTTCGTTAACAGGTTTAACTTTCCCTGCCAACGAAACTTCACAGATAGTCTCTTTTGACCTGATTGATGATGTTATGCGTGAACCAGACGAGACCTTTTCAATTCGTATTACGCGTTGTACTATGTCCAAAATTAATATTGGTACGTGCGACGTGACCATTAAAGACAACGATCTAGATAAACCATCTTTTACGATGAACTTTACGGATAGTCGATGGAGTGACGGTATTGAAGAGAATGGGTCGGAAGGCCAAGATATCTCTCTTAAGGTTCGACTCTCTGAGAAGAGTGGGTACGCTATCTCTGTGGATTATCGTTTTATGGATAAGCTCGCTAAAAATGGACTTGATTATCAAGGTGTAAACGGGACGTTAAACTTTGCACCAGAGGAACAAGAGAAAGAGATCCATTTCAAAGTGTTGAATGATGCGTTCTATGATGTGGAGTCGCTAGAAGATTTTGGTATTCTACTATTCAACGCTCATGAGTCCGTGTTACCGACAGAGCCAGAGAAACGTGTCTCTATTCATGATGATGAACTGAAACCTAATTTCTCTATTGCATCAAATAGTGTGCTGACTGCCAGAGAAGGAGAAACGTTGCGAGTGGTTTATGAGTTAGATACTCCTATTGACTCTATCTATAGTGGGAGGTATGCGACCAAGACTTTGACCTCTTCGGCTTTTGCTACTTCTGGTATCGACTTTATAAAAGTACGAACCACTGCTTTCTCTATCCCGATTGGAGATACGAGTGGGGCCGTTGAAATATCTACTGTTACTGATGGTGTAAAAGAGCTACAGGAGCAGTTTTATTTGTCTTTTAGAGGCAATGAGTTGGCTGATCCAGAGACGATGAATGTCCCTCTCTATATTATTGACACGGATGCCAAACCACAACTTACATTTGCTTCTGAGGTTCGAATTCAGGAGGGAGCAACTGTCACGATTCCTTTCAATCTAACCTCTGCCGTAGGTGAGCAGGTGTCATTAGAACTACACTATTCTGATATCTCTGCAACCAATGGGGTGGATTATACCCGTTCTACAACGACATTGAATATTCCAGATGGAAGCACCTCTATCTCTTTTGTCCTTCCAACATTGCAGGACACGGAGGAGGAGGGTGAGGAATCTCTTCAGATCACCGTTACCTCGTCGAGTAGTTTGATTGAACTCCCTAATGCTGATTTTACCGTAGTGATCGAAGATGATGATTCTACTCCGATTGCTCGAGATGATCGTTACACGATAGAGGAAGGAGCGAGTCTAACCTGTTCCTTTGCCGACAACGATTTCATGGGAGATACACCAATCCAAGGGTACACGATTGTTCGTAGTGACTTCCCGAACTCGGAGATTGTTTTCGATGATAAAACAGGCTCTTTTCAGTATTACCCTTCCGAGAACTATTCTGGAACCCATACTTTGACCTACCATTTTATAGACTTCGATGGAGATGTAAGTGCGGATGCTACGGTAACAGTCGTGGTGAATGAGGTGGACGATATTCCTATTGCCAACGATGACTTATATTCTGTTTTAGAACGAACTTCTCCTAGCTATCACAAGCTGACTCGTAATGTTTTGTCTAACGATGTAGGCAAAGGGGATGGGGTTACTGTCTCTTTGGTAAAGGATGTTCATCATGGTACTTTGAAATTAAATGCGAATGGTACCTTTGAATATGAGCCAGATGCACAGTTTTTCTCTTCGGACACTTTTGTGCCTTCCATATCGAAAGACTATTTTACCTATCGCATCACCGATCAAAAGCAGCCTGGTCAGGTTTCGATTGCCAAATGTCAGATCGGTGTGAGTTATTATAATGACTTTGCTCCCCAAGTGGTGGATGATGTGATCAGTACCAATGATAAAACACCGGTCTCTATCAATCCGTTATCGAATGATCTGGATGGAGATGGCGCATTTACTATTGATGCAAAGAGTTTTGCAATTGTTTCAAAGAGTGGATTAGCAAATGTAATTTTTGAAGATGGGTTGTTGAAGGTAACTCCTGTATATGGTGTGGAGGAAGAGGTGGTGGTAGGATATCGAATCAAGGATACTAGTTTTGATGGAGTCGACTCTAAAACTTCTAATATTGGTCATGTTACCATCGATATCAGTCGAACCAATAGGCTGCCTGTGGCTGTCTGTGGGACTATTCCCGATTTCTATATTTCCAAGACTATAAATCCCGTATTAGAAGCAAAAATGTTGGATGGCGGATCTTCGGATGCCGATGGAGATGATCTTAGCTTTCTGATAGAATCTAGTGTTTTAGGAAACTTTAATAGTCTCGAGTTAACTTGTGATCATGTCGGTAATGATATCCCACTTACTCTAGTGGTTACAGATACAAATGGAGCAACTAGTCGTTGTAGTACCACAATCAATGTATTGGATTCGATTACTCCAACACTTGTAGGAGATGCCCCAGATGATGTGATATATAGTATCTCCAGAGGGAGCTCTTCTAAGGAGGTTTACTATAGTATTCCAATGTATCATGATAACTGTAGTGGAACGACTGTTGCAGTTCGTGTAGAAGGAGCCCCTAGTGGAAGTCGTTTTGGTATAGGGGATCACCTAATTCGCTTTGAGAAGACCGATGCCTCAGGGAATAGAGGGTTCGAAACTCATTTTACGATCACTGTGGTAGAACTTATTCCAACTCTCACTATGGCAGACCGCTCTTCTAAATTATGTGAAGGAGAGAGTTGTGAATTGGGCGTGAATATTACTGGAGGAGTCGGAGAATCTACTATTAGACTCTATTTAGATGGTGTGTTGTTTCCATCAATGACCTTCCTGAAAGGATCTGACGGAATTTATCGTGGAATTTGGACCAATCTCCCTAAAGGGTCACATCAACTCATCGTAAAAGTTACGGATTCGAGTGGTACAGAATCAGGATCTCTTCCATTATCTATCGAAGTGAAAGGGAAACCATCTAGCTTGACGATTGTACGAAGATAG